The genomic region GCGCCACAACGGCCTCCGGGAGCAGATCATGTCGACCAGCACGCAGGCCACCGATCAACTCTGCATCAATACGATCCGGACCTTGGCGATCGACGCGGTGCAAAAGGCGAACTCCGGGCATCCGGGCGCGCCGATGGACGCTGCCCCGATGGCCTATCTGCTCTGGACCCGGCACATGCGCTACCATCCCAAGAATCCCGACTGGCCCGACCGCGACCGGTTCGTGCTCTCGGCCGGCCACGCGAGCATGCTGCTCTACAGCATGCTGCACCTTACCGGATACGATCTCACGCTCGATGACATCAAGCGATTCCGCCAGTGGGGCAGCCGCACGCCCGGCCACCCCGAACGCCACTGCGCGCCCGGGGTCGAGGTGAGCACCGGACCGCTCGGCCAGGGCGTGGGGAACAGCGTTGGCATGGCCATCGCCGAGCGGTGGCTCGCGGCGCGGTTCAACCGGCCGGGACACACGATCGTCGACCACCGCACGTACGTCATCGCGAGCGACGGCGACATGATGGAAGGCGTCGCTGCGGAGGCGGCGTCGCTCGCCGGGCATCTCCGGCTCGGTCGGCTGATCGTGCTCTATGACGCGAACTTGGTGAGCCTCTCCGGGACGACGTCGGTGACGTTCAGCGAGGACGTCGGCCGCCGGTTCGACGCCTACGGCTGGCACGTGCAGCGCGTCGCGGACGGCAACGATCTCTCGGCGCTCGACGGCGCGATCGAAGCGGCCAAGGCCGAGCTGTCGAAGCCGTCGCTGATCGTCGTGCGCACCCACCTCGGCTTCGGCAGCCCGAACAAGCAGGACACGTTCAAGGCCCACGGCGAGCCGCTCGGCGAAGACGAGGTCAAGGCGACCAAGCGCGCGTACGGGTGGCCGGAGGACAAGACGTTCTACATTCCCGACGAGGCGCTCGCGGTGTTCCGGCGGGCGGTGCCGCGCGGGGAGGCGCTCGCCGCGGAATGGCAGCACCGCATGGACGCCTACCGGCAGGCGCTGCCGGACGCGGCCCGCGAGTTCGAGCAGGCGCTCGCCGGGCGGCCGGCCGGCGGATGGGAATCCAAGCTTCCGTCGTTCAGCGCGGCGGACAAGCCGATGGCGACCCGCGAAGCGTCCGGCAAAGCCATGAACGCGATCGCCAAGGCGGTGCCCACGCTCGTCGGCGGGTCGGCGGACCTCGACCCGTCGACATTCACGCAGCTCAAAGGCGAGGGCGACTTCGAAAGTCCGGATATGCCCCACGACGGCGTGCAGGGCGACTCCGGCGGCCCCTGGGGGTATGAAGGCCGCAACGTGCACTTCGGCGTCCGCGAGCACGCCATGGGCGCCGCGCTCGTCGGCATGGCGGCGCACGGAGGCCTCCGGCCGTACGGCGCGACGTTTCTCGTCTTCTCCGACTACATGCGCCCCAGCGTGCGCCTCGCCGCGCTGTCACACCTCGACGTCCTCTACGTATGGACCCACGACAGCGTCGGGCTCGGCGAGGACGGACCGACGCACCAGCCGATCGAGCACCTGCCGAGCCTGCGCGCGATCCCGAACCTCGTGGTGCTGCGGCCCGCGGATGCCACGGAGACCGTCGAAGCCTGGCGCGCGATGCTGCGGCGCACCGGCGGTCCGA from bacterium harbors:
- the tkt gene encoding transketolase, whose translation is MSTSTQATDQLCINTIRTLAIDAVQKANSGHPGAPMDAAPMAYLLWTRHMRYHPKNPDWPDRDRFVLSAGHASMLLYSMLHLTGYDLTLDDIKRFRQWGSRTPGHPERHCAPGVEVSTGPLGQGVGNSVGMAIAERWLAARFNRPGHTIVDHRTYVIASDGDMMEGVAAEAASLAGHLRLGRLIVLYDANLVSLSGTTSVTFSEDVGRRFDAYGWHVQRVADGNDLSALDGAIEAAKAELSKPSLIVVRTHLGFGSPNKQDTFKAHGEPLGEDEVKATKRAYGWPEDKTFYIPDEALAVFRRAVPRGEALAAEWQHRMDAYRQALPDAAREFEQALAGRPAGGWESKLPSFSAADKPMATREASGKAMNAIAKAVPTLVGGSADLDPSTFTQLKGEGDFESPDMPHDGVQGDSGGPWGYEGRNVHFGVREHAMGAALVGMAAHGGLRPYGATFLVFSDYMRPSVRLAALSHLDVLYVWTHDSVGLGEDGPTHQPIEHLPSLRAIPNLVVLRPADATETVEAWRAMLRRTGGPTALVCSRQKLPVLDRQALGPASGVARGAYVLAEADGGAAGGGRGPELILIATGSEVALALEAHQRLTADGVRSRLVSMPSWELFEAQPETYRDQVLPPDVRARVSVEAAASFGWDKWVGPEGAIIGIDRFGASAPGPTVLKELGFTVDHVVAAAKAALERTRTMAQPAGPPRAAGVTGEA